Sequence from the Streptomyces sp. NBC_01408 genome:
AGTGAGTAGAAGGTACTGGCCGACGAGCGGTCGGCGACTACCACGGCGTCGGCGCCCAGGCCGCTGACCTTCGACCAGGTCGTCCCCTTGTCGGTCGAGCGGTACGGGGCCTGGCCGGCCTCGGTCCAGACGATGGTGGAGCCGTCCGCCGCGAGCGCGATGTGGCCGCTGTCGGCGCTGCCCACCGGCTCTGCCTTGAAGCCGTTCCAGCTGCGGCCGCCGTCGGCGGAGTAAGCGCCGTCCTGCGCGCCGGCTTTTCCGACCCGGACCATCATCGAGGGGTTGGACTGGGCGAAATCGATGTCGGTGCTGTGGAGTATCGCCGGGTTCTGCATCCGCTCGCCGGGCACCTCGGTCAGGGAGTCGTGGCGGAAACCGCCTTGGTCGCCCATGGAGGTGATGACGGTGGCGCCGCCGGGAGGGGCGATCGCGTCCGCCAGCGCGGTCTCCTCCAGCCCTCGGGCCCCCACCGTCCAGTGGCTGGTACCGCCGCTGTCAGTGGCGGTGGCGTCCTTGCTGCGCCAGATGCCGTTGCCGGTGCCGTACAGCATGTGCCCGGAGTTGAAGGGGTCGATGGCCAGGGCGGTCATCCAGTGCCCGGTGGCGGTACCGACGTAGGAGCGGCGGAGGCGTCCCGCACCGACTTGCCGGCCAGCGCCTTCCAGGTCGTACCGCCGTCGGTGGTCCGGTAGATCTCGTCCTCGGGCCACCAGCGGCCGAGGGTGGTGACCATCACCGTGGACGGCTTCTGCGGGTCGACGGCAACCCCGGAGAACCCGTAACTGCCCTGGGACGGGGAGACGTTCTTCCACGCCCCGCCGGCCGGCGTGTACTTCCACACCGAGCCCGCCGTCACGTCGTTGGGTCCAACGGTGTTCGTGTACGTCAGGTACAGCGAGCCGTCACCGGAGAGGACTCCGTGCTGGCTCTTGGTGGCGGCCGGGGCCATCACGCTGGGCAGGCCGCTCACCCTCATCAGCGGCTGCCTGGGCCTGCCGGCACTGTTCGTCAGACGCCGCGCACGCCCCGCACCGGCCCAGCCCGCATTCATAACCTTCAACTGGACTAGGCGACGAACGGCCGTGCAGGGGAGAGCCCTTCGCCTCGCCAGCCTCAGCCTGCATGCGGCGATACGCACCCCCATCTCCCTCAACTGCGAAGCTAGCTTCGCAGTCTGACGGTGTGTACGCTTCGGTGTATCGAAGCTCAGGAACGACGGGGCTTCGTGAGTGGTCACGGGCTGGGAGAAGTGTGCTGTTTCCCGTCCACAGCCTTCGGCAAGGCCATCCGACTCATCAGCTGCCGCACCACCCCGCGTGGTTTGGACGCCCGGCAGGGCGGTGCGGCTCGACCGTTCCCGCGCCATGCGCGGGAACGGAAAGGACAACCCATGCGGATTGTCGATACCCATAATGCCTGGTCCTTACCGCCTCGGACCAAGAGCGGCGTCCTGCCGTTCGTTGTGATCATCGTGGTCTGCGTCTTCGGCTCGGCGATTACCGGACACGCGGCCGATGCGCTGGCCGTAGTGGTCACGGTTCTGCTTACCGTTGCGACGGAGGAGCTGGTACGGGCCGCGATGCGGCACCGGCTGCGCGTCGCCTGACCATGTGACGTGTGTGGTGGGGCGCCGTGCTCACGTACGGCGCCCCACCACACACCACCCCGAACACGGAACCACAGGAGCGAGGGAAAGGAGGTGAGGTGTCGTGCCGCAAGGCAACGCACCCACGGCCCAAGGTAATCGGATTCCGCTCGGCGTCCTCTGCGAGGTGGCTGCCGGCCCGTCCGGGTCGCTGCTGGACCGCCTGCACGACGGCCCCGACGGCGTGCCCGTGATCTCACCACCGGACCTCGCCGGAGACCACAGGGTGGACAGCCGCAGGGTGCGACGGGTGCCGCAGAGCGAGGCGGACAGGCTGGGCCGGTTCGCCGTGCGGGAGGGCGACGTGCTCGTCGTGCGGCAAGGGGCACTCGGGAGGCTGGCGCTCATCGAGCAGGCTCAGTCCGGATGGCTCTACGGATCGTCCTGCCTGCGCATCAGGCCCCTGCCCGGTGGCATCCTGCCCGCGTTCCTGGCGGCCTACCTGTCGCATCCGCCGGTGCAGAGGGCCATGCTGGGCCAGGCCCTCCCCGGTACGGTGCCCGCACTCAACTCGGCGTTGCTCAGGGAGCTGCCGGTCACCGTGCCGCCCATGGACCGGCAGTACGCCGTCGTCGAGGCCCTCGCAGACGTTGCCGACCAGATCAGGATCCAGCGGCAGATGGCCGAGCGGCTGGAGGCACTGC
This genomic interval carries:
- a CDS encoding restriction endonuclease subunit S; amino-acid sequence: MPQGNAPTAQGNRIPLGVLCEVAAGPSGSLLDRLHDGPDGVPVISPPDLAGDHRVDSRRVRRVPQSEADRLGRFAVREGDVLVVRQGALGRLALIEQAQSGWLYGSSCLRIRPLPGGILPAFLAAYLSHPPVQRAMLGQALPGTVPALNSALLRELPVTVPPMDRQYAVVEALADVADQIRIQRQMAERLEALRPAIFRELLQGTRDTWR